Proteins found in one Bacteroidales bacterium genomic segment:
- the odhB gene encoding 2-oxoglutarate dehydrogenase complex dihydrolipoyllysine-residue succinyltransferase encodes MTIEIKVPSPGESIVQVQLASWLKSDGDHVQKDTELAEIDSDKATLSITAEQEGVLHILAPEGATVDIGTVIGTITTTASAGSGGDSGGSEKIPEPPSHEEKAEQPPVRVSPLARKVMEENQITPQEMVGRYGSYRISRKEVEKFEQTRASVATKPEEAADTPSGRSEREIERQKMSTLRLKLSQRLVAVKNQTAMLTTFNEVDMSMIMKIRNQYKDAFKQKFGVSLGFMSFFTKAVTEALRLYPAVNAQIDDEYIVYHHFIDIGIAVSAPKGLVVPVLRNTESMTLADIEIRIKELAERARTNKITLEEMTGGTFTITNGGVFGSLMSTPILNPPQSAILGMHKIMDRPVAIEGKVEIRPMMFIALSYDHRIIDGRESVGFLVKVREMLEDPIKLLYAGGDPFKVLLNL; translated from the coding sequence ATGACCATTGAAATCAAAGTTCCCTCTCCGGGCGAATCCATTGTCCAGGTTCAGCTAGCCAGCTGGCTGAAGAGCGATGGGGATCATGTACAAAAAGACACTGAACTTGCCGAGATTGACTCTGATAAGGCAACATTGAGCATTACTGCGGAGCAGGAAGGCGTTCTCCATATCCTGGCCCCTGAAGGGGCAACCGTTGACATCGGAACCGTCATCGGAACCATTACGACAACGGCCTCGGCCGGGAGCGGAGGAGATTCCGGCGGATCAGAAAAGATCCCTGAACCGCCTTCGCATGAAGAAAAGGCAGAACAACCTCCCGTCCGTGTATCGCCTCTGGCCAGGAAAGTCATGGAAGAGAACCAGATCACTCCGCAGGAAATGGTCGGTCGCTATGGCAGCTACCGTATTAGCCGTAAGGAAGTAGAAAAGTTTGAACAGACTCGCGCATCTGTAGCCACCAAGCCGGAGGAGGCCGCTGATACGCCTTCCGGGCGTTCAGAAAGGGAAATTGAGCGACAAAAAATGTCCACACTCCGGCTCAAGCTCTCCCAGAGGCTGGTTGCCGTAAAGAACCAGACAGCCATGCTGACCACCTTCAATGAGGTTGACATGAGCATGATCATGAAAATCCGAAATCAATACAAAGACGCATTCAAGCAGAAATTCGGCGTTTCACTGGGATTCATGTCGTTTTTCACAAAGGCAGTAACAGAAGCACTTCGCCTCTACCCGGCTGTCAATGCCCAGATTGATGACGAATATATTGTCTATCATCACTTTATCGACATTGGAATTGCGGTGAGCGCTCCAAAAGGTCTGGTTGTGCCTGTACTTCGAAATACGGAAAGCATGACGCTTGCGGATATCGAAATTCGCATCAAAGAACTGGCCGAAAGAGCCCGGACAAATAAAATCACACTGGAGGAGATGACAGGAGGTACGTTCACCATCACCAATGGAGGTGTTTTTGGATCGCTTATGTCCACTCCCATTCTGAATCCTCCTCAAAGTGCCATTCTGGGCATGCATAAAATAATGGACCGGCCGGTGGCCATTGAAGGTAAAGTCGAAATCCGCCCCATGATGTTCATTGCCCTTTCCTATGACCATCGCATCATTGATGGACGTGAATCCGTCGGTTTTTTGGTGAAGGTCAGGGAAATGCTGGAGGATCCCATCAAACTCCTGTACGCCGGGGGTGATCCGTTCAAAGTATTATTGAATCTTTAA
- the nadB gene encoding L-aspartate oxidase, with translation MRKKIDFLVIGSGIAGLSYALKVADHGSVCLVTKTRANETATRYAQGGIAAVMYTPDTYEKHIRDTMIAGDHLSNEKIVRITITESTERVKELIAWGAEFDKEKSGKYDLAREGGHSEKRILHYKDQTGEEIEQTLLERVTSHPNIEILENHFAIDIITQHHLGIEVTRRNKDIQCYGAYVLNLEDHSILTILARTTMLSTGGAGNVYSVTTNPQIATGDGIAMVYRAKGRVTDMEFFQFHPTALYHPAERPAFLITEAMRGFGALLKDRQGNEFMYKYDKRGSLAPRDVVARAIDNEMKISGDEYVYLDSRHLDKNQLVNHFPNIYAKCLSIGINITNEMIPVNPAAHYLCGGIKVDEWGRSSIRNLYASGECASTGLHGANRLASNSLLESLVFSHRASVDAIKQIKTTGLCDEIPDWNDEGTVLNEEMILITQSMKELQAVMTNYVGIVRSNLRLKRALQRLEIIYRETEELYQKSIITKQLCELRNLINLGYLIIKAALDRKESIGLHYSIDYPRSKANEFSVSNEMG, from the coding sequence ATGAGAAAAAAAATTGATTTTCTGGTCATAGGCTCAGGCATTGCCGGACTGAGTTATGCACTCAAAGTGGCCGATCACGGCAGTGTATGCCTTGTCACGAAGACCAGGGCCAACGAAACCGCCACACGTTATGCCCAGGGGGGAATTGCAGCAGTCATGTACACACCCGACACCTACGAAAAGCATATACGGGATACGATGATCGCAGGGGATCATCTCAGCAATGAAAAGATCGTCAGGATCACCATAACGGAATCCACCGAGCGTGTAAAGGAGTTGATTGCCTGGGGCGCTGAATTCGATAAGGAAAAATCAGGGAAATATGACCTCGCCCGGGAAGGAGGCCATTCGGAAAAAAGGATTCTTCATTACAAGGACCAAACGGGTGAGGAAATTGAACAAACCCTGCTGGAAAGGGTGACGAGTCATCCCAATATTGAGATCCTCGAGAATCATTTCGCCATCGACATCATCACCCAGCATCATCTCGGTATTGAAGTGACCCGCCGGAACAAAGACATTCAATGTTATGGAGCTTATGTTTTGAATCTGGAGGATCATTCGATCCTTACCATTCTGGCGAGGACCACGATGTTATCCACCGGTGGTGCCGGGAATGTTTACAGTGTTACCACCAACCCCCAGATTGCCACGGGTGACGGTATTGCCATGGTATACAGGGCTAAAGGCAGGGTGACGGACATGGAATTCTTCCAGTTTCACCCCACAGCGTTGTATCACCCGGCTGAACGGCCGGCTTTTCTCATTACAGAGGCGATGAGGGGATTCGGTGCACTGCTGAAGGACCGGCAGGGCAACGAGTTCATGTACAAGTATGATAAGCGTGGCTCCCTGGCACCACGGGATGTGGTTGCACGGGCGATCGACAACGAAATGAAAATATCAGGCGATGAATATGTTTACCTTGACAGCAGGCATCTCGATAAAAATCAGCTGGTCAATCATTTCCCGAATATTTATGCCAAGTGCCTGAGCATAGGCATCAACATCACCAACGAGATGATACCGGTCAATCCCGCAGCCCACTATCTGTGCGGAGGTATCAAAGTGGATGAATGGGGCCGGAGCTCCATACGGAACCTGTATGCTTCAGGGGAATGTGCCTCTACGGGGCTTCACGGAGCCAACAGATTGGCTTCCAATTCGTTACTCGAATCCCTGGTGTTTTCTCACCGTGCAAGCGTGGATGCCATAAAACAGATCAAAACAACAGGGCTGTGCGATGAAATTCCGGACTGGAATGATGAAGGAACCGTACTGAACGAAGAAATGATCCTGATCACGCAGAGCATGAAAGAGTTGCAGGCCGTGATGACCAACTATGTTGGCATTGTCAGGTCAAATTTAAGGTTGAAAAGGGCATTGCAACGCCTGGAGATCATCTACAGGGAAACCGAGGAGCTGTATCAGAAATCCATCATAACCAAGCAGCTATGTGAATTAAGGAACCTGATCAACCTTGGTTACCTGATCATTAAAGCTGCCCTGGATCGCAAAGAAAGCATCGGGCTTCACTACTCGATTGATTATCCACGCTCCAAGGCAAATGAATTCAGCGTTTCAAACGAAATGGGTTGA
- a CDS encoding OmpH family outer membrane protein has translation MMKIIVKLMIVLTFSTLTLGISAQNQEKFGHINFADLYALMPGLDSVRTVYEKYAAGVQEQFDAMQRELETKIADYQNNQSTMSEIIRQTKEREITDLQTRMEAFQASAQQDLQNKEVELTSPIIEKAQNAVKEVAKENGYTYILNSTGGMLLFADPGDDVTELVKKKLGLQ, from the coding sequence ATGATGAAGATTATAGTTAAGTTGATGATCGTACTGACATTCAGTACCCTTACCCTTGGGATTAGCGCCCAGAACCAGGAAAAATTCGGCCATATAAATTTTGCAGATCTGTATGCACTGATGCCAGGACTTGACTCAGTGAGGACAGTTTATGAGAAATATGCAGCCGGTGTGCAGGAACAGTTTGATGCAATGCAACGGGAACTGGAAACAAAAATTGCTGATTATCAGAATAATCAATCAACAATGTCGGAAATAATCCGCCAGACAAAAGAGCGTGAGATCACTGATTTGCAAACCCGGATGGAAGCCTTTCAGGCATCGGCACAGCAGGACCTCCAAAATAAAGAAGTGGAACTGACCTCACCCATCATTGAGAAGGCGCAGAATGCTGTGAAAGAGGTTGCCAAAGAAAATGGCTATACCTACATACTGAATTCAACAGGCGGCATGCTGTTATTTGCAGATCCGGGTGACGATGTCACCGAGCTGGTCAAGAAAAAGCTGGGATTACAATAA
- a CDS encoding OmpH family outer membrane protein, translating into METRIKKNLLIAFLILGASFTGQAQKYAFVDTDYILKNIPEYNDAQSLLDDMAAEWQKEIEDKYTEIDQLYKSYQAEAVLLPEEMKKKREDEIIKKEQAVKELQRQRFGKDGDLFKKRQELIKPIQEKVYNAIEEMAVQQNYAIIFDKAGSLSMLYANEKYDLSDDVLSKLGYSFDSDK; encoded by the coding sequence ATGGAAACACGTATCAAGAAAAACCTGCTGATTGCCTTCCTGATCCTGGGCGCCTCCTTCACAGGCCAGGCCCAGAAATATGCATTCGTCGACACCGATTACATCCTGAAGAACATCCCCGAATACAACGATGCACAGTCGTTGCTGGATGATATGGCTGCTGAATGGCAAAAGGAAATAGAGGATAAATACACCGAGATCGATCAACTTTATAAATCTTACCAGGCTGAAGCGGTCTTGTTACCTGAAGAGATGAAGAAAAAAAGAGAAGATGAAATCATAAAAAAGGAACAGGCAGTGAAGGAATTGCAGCGTCAGCGCTTCGGCAAGGACGGTGACCTGTTCAAGAAAAGACAGGAACTGATCAAGCCCATCCAGGAAAAAGTCTATAACGCAATTGAGGAAATGGCAGTCCAGCAGAATTATGCGATCATCTTCGACAAGGCGGGCAGTCTGAGTATGCTGTATGCCAATGAAAAATACGACCTCAGTGATGATGTGCTGAGTAAACTTGGATATTCATTTGATTCCGATAAATAA
- a CDS encoding POTRA domain-containing protein produces MPLKRIIIAIIAGLLFSLPGTTQVTIGDDLSGIDYLKPKEYEIGGITVSGIQYLDQNVLIMLSGLSVGDRVSVPGDDISDAMRNLWDQGLFEDIRITAARIQGDVIFLNIFLKERPRMSKFSLLGIKKTEADNVKEEITLRSGDVLTENLLVRTSRTIKKYFKDKGFLNTEVTFNQISDTTKPNNVILEVMIDKNQRVKIRHINIEGNAAMTDQQIKGGLKKTKEKSYVHPLNYIDTLVTSTLKAATTLDMLNVLGAVGDYFTDNVKLRIFKSSKFIVDDFKEDKNNVIKKYNQQGYRDAKIVEDVISANPDNTIDLNMKIYEGSKYYFRNITWIGNTKYTADQLNEILKIKKGDVYDQELLSTNLSFNLNGMDVTSLYLDNGYLFFSVDPVEVKVENDSIDLEMRIYEGKQARINKVTVKGNDRTNDHVIIREIRTEPGELFSRSEIIRTTRELAQLQYFNQEKINPVPIPNPADGTVDIQYEVEETSSDQIELSGGWGYGRVIGTLGVSFNNFSLKNMFVKGAWRPVPTGDGQKLSVRLQSYGKGYISYNASFTEPWLGGKKANSFTMSYYHSLYSNGLSKNDISRQSFVLDGVALMLGKRLTWPDDYFSLIQTINLQRYKLDNYTSVFSFGTGTGEYNSITYGITLARNSVDAPIFARTGTEVSLSLKLTPPYSAFSNKNYALMEDDEKYKWVEYHKWAFRAVVYKPIVGNLVLALKFRYGFLGCYNQDIGITPFERYYMGGDGLSGYNNMDGREIIGFRGYENESLTPNKYTNKTKGGTIYSRNTLEIRYPLSLNPSSTIYMAAFLEAGNSWEDFRTFQPFNLYRSAGFGVRVYLPMFGLLGLDWGYGFDQVPGLPNANGSQFHFSINQSID; encoded by the coding sequence CGGGAATTGACTATTTAAAGCCTAAAGAATATGAAATTGGAGGCATCACCGTCAGCGGGATCCAGTACCTTGACCAGAATGTTTTGATCATGCTGTCGGGCCTTTCCGTCGGTGATCGTGTCTCGGTGCCCGGGGATGACATCAGCGATGCAATGCGCAACCTTTGGGACCAGGGCCTTTTTGAAGATATAAGGATCACAGCTGCGCGTATTCAGGGAGATGTGATCTTCCTGAACATTTTTTTGAAGGAACGACCCAGAATGTCCAAATTTTCATTGCTGGGAATCAAGAAAACTGAAGCCGACAACGTGAAGGAAGAGATCACCCTTCGCTCCGGAGATGTCCTCACGGAGAACCTTCTTGTACGCACTTCCCGGACCATCAAAAAGTACTTCAAGGACAAGGGCTTTCTTAATACGGAGGTAACGTTTAATCAAATATCCGATACCACTAAACCTAACAACGTCATCCTCGAGGTGATGATTGACAAGAACCAGCGGGTGAAGATCAGACATATCAACATTGAAGGCAACGCGGCGATGACGGATCAACAGATCAAGGGGGGCCTGAAAAAAACCAAAGAAAAAAGCTATGTCCATCCCCTGAATTATATCGATACGCTTGTCACCTCCACACTGAAGGCCGCCACCACCCTCGACATGCTCAATGTCCTGGGAGCCGTTGGTGACTATTTTACCGATAATGTGAAACTCAGGATTTTCAAGAGCTCAAAATTTATCGTTGATGACTTTAAGGAAGATAAGAATAACGTCATAAAAAAGTATAATCAGCAGGGCTACAGGGACGCCAAAATTGTAGAAGATGTCATTTCTGCCAATCCCGACAATACTATTGACCTGAATATGAAGATCTATGAAGGAAGCAAGTACTATTTCAGGAACATTACGTGGATTGGCAATACCAAATACACAGCCGACCAGCTGAATGAGATCCTGAAGATCAAGAAAGGGGATGTATACGACCAGGAATTGCTTTCTACAAATCTGTCCTTTAATTTAAATGGAATGGACGTGACATCCCTGTATCTCGATAACGGCTATCTGTTCTTTTCCGTTGATCCGGTTGAAGTCAAGGTTGAGAACGACTCCATCGATCTGGAGATGAGGATATATGAAGGTAAACAGGCCAGGATCAATAAGGTGACCGTAAAAGGGAATGACCGGACCAACGACCATGTGATCATACGGGAGATCAGAACTGAGCCCGGGGAACTCTTTTCCCGCTCGGAAATCATACGAACCACACGTGAACTAGCTCAATTACAATACTTTAACCAGGAAAAGATCAATCCTGTTCCCATTCCGAATCCTGCCGATGGAACAGTGGATATTCAATATGAGGTAGAGGAAACATCATCGGATCAGATTGAGCTCTCAGGGGGATGGGGGTATGGCCGGGTCATTGGAACACTGGGTGTTTCCTTTAACAATTTTTCACTCAAAAACATGTTCGTCAAAGGAGCCTGGCGGCCTGTGCCAACAGGAGATGGCCAGAAGCTTTCGGTCCGGTTGCAATCGTACGGTAAAGGATACATCAGCTATAATGCAAGTTTTACAGAACCCTGGCTGGGAGGTAAAAAGGCCAACTCATTCACCATGTCCTATTACCATTCACTTTATTCCAACGGACTCTCTAAAAACGATATATCCAGGCAATCCTTTGTCCTCGACGGGGTAGCGCTTATGCTCGGAAAACGGCTTACCTGGCCCGATGACTATTTCAGCCTGATCCAGACCATCAATCTTCAGCGGTACAAGCTGGATAACTATACCAGCGTATTCTCCTTTGGAACGGGAACCGGTGAATACAACAGCATTACATACGGCATTACCCTGGCAAGGAACTCTGTGGATGCCCCGATCTTTGCGCGAACAGGTACCGAGGTTTCGCTTTCTCTGAAACTGACCCCTCCGTATTCTGCTTTTTCCAATAAAAATTATGCCCTCATGGAAGACGATGAGAAGTATAAATGGGTTGAGTACCATAAATGGGCCTTCCGGGCAGTGGTCTATAAACCCATTGTAGGTAATCTTGTCCTGGCTCTGAAATTCCGGTATGGCTTCCTGGGATGCTATAATCAGGATATCGGCATAACACCGTTTGAACGTTATTACATGGGAGGGGACGGCCTTTCGGGGTATAATAACATGGATGGCCGGGAAATCATCGGATTCAGGGGATACGAAAATGAGTCCCTTACACCAAATAAATATACAAACAAAACAAAGGGAGGTACGATCTACAGCAGGAATACGCTGGAGATCAGGTATCCTCTGTCGCTCAATCCCAGTTCAACGATCTATATGGCAGCCTTTCTGGAAGCCGGGAATTCATGGGAAGATTTTCGTACTTTCCAGCCATTCAACCTGTATCGTTCTGCAGGATTTGGTGTCAGGGTATACCTGCCCATGTTTGGCCTTCTGGGGCTCGACTGGGGATATGGTTTCGACCAGGTCCCCGGATTGCCAAACGCAAACGGCAGCCAGTTCCACTTTTCCATCAATCAGTCGATTGATTAA